A stretch of the Photobacterium sp. CCB-ST2H9 genome encodes the following:
- a CDS encoding aminopeptidase P family protein, with amino-acid sequence MQSVISQRVAQIRQWLEAEQLDALVIPHEDEYLGEYIPEHNERLLWATGFTGSAGAAVIGRDKAAMFVDGRYVVQVRKQVPGDVFEYRHLIEEPPMQWVADHFAAGSKIAVDPRLHSGAWLKRTQQSLDSSLELVLLNTNPIDTLWQDRPAPTLSDARLMGLDFVGQHSSDKRANIAASLQKQKADAVLLTQLDSIAWLLNIRGSDVQCLPVLLSTAILHNDGSVDFFIDESRLPAEFAAHVGEGVRIQAPETLEHRLKALNGKHVLLDPATSNAWAGQTLRDAGAVILEGADPCMLPKAAKNPTEVAGMKASHIRDGVAVSKFLAWVDRQVAASNLLDEATLADQLWQFRIEDPSCTDVSFDTISAAGGNAAMCHYNHNNQPEPGVLQMDNVYLVDSGGQYPDGTTDITRTIAVGNPGDEVKQTFTLVLKGHIALASARFPRGTTGSQLDALARQHLWAHGFDFDHGTGHGVGHFLNVHEGPQRISKVPNPTALLPGMVLSNEPGYYRADAFGIRIENLELVVEVPTEGDMTVLGFESLTRAPIDRRLVDLSLMTDSELAWLNTYHQTVFDVISPSLQGENLTWLKQATAPLSR; translated from the coding sequence ATGCAATCAGTGATTTCACAACGCGTGGCACAGATCCGCCAGTGGCTGGAAGCAGAACAGCTTGATGCCCTGGTGATCCCGCATGAAGACGAATACCTGGGTGAATACATCCCTGAACATAACGAGCGCCTGCTGTGGGCAACCGGCTTCACCGGTTCGGCCGGGGCCGCTGTTATCGGCCGCGACAAGGCAGCGATGTTTGTGGATGGCCGCTATGTCGTCCAGGTTCGTAAACAAGTGCCGGGCGACGTGTTTGAATACCGTCATCTGATCGAAGAACCGCCAATGCAGTGGGTGGCAGACCACTTTGCTGCCGGCAGCAAAATTGCCGTCGACCCGCGCCTGCACAGCGGCGCCTGGCTGAAACGTACCCAGCAGTCGCTGGACAGCAGCCTGGAGCTGGTGCTGCTGAACACCAACCCGATTGATACCCTGTGGCAGGACCGCCCGGCGCCGACGCTGTCTGATGCCAGACTGATGGGGCTGGATTTTGTCGGCCAGCACAGCAGCGACAAACGCGCGAACATTGCCGCCAGCCTGCAAAAACAAAAAGCCGATGCCGTCCTGCTCACCCAGCTCGACAGCATTGCCTGGCTGCTGAACATCCGCGGCAGCGACGTGCAGTGCCTGCCGGTCCTGCTGTCGACCGCTATCCTGCACAATGACGGCAGCGTCGATTTCTTTATTGATGAATCCCGTCTGCCTGCTGAGTTTGCAGCGCATGTGGGTGAAGGTGTCCGCATTCAGGCGCCGGAAACCCTGGAACACCGCCTGAAAGCCCTGAACGGCAAGCACGTGCTGCTTGACCCGGCCACCAGCAATGCCTGGGCCGGACAGACCCTGCGTGACGCCGGTGCTGTGATCCTTGAAGGTGCCGATCCGTGCATGCTGCCGAAAGCGGCCAAAAACCCGACCGAAGTGGCTGGCATGAAAGCCAGTCATATCCGTGATGGCGTGGCGGTGTCCAAATTCCTGGCCTGGGTTGACCGTCAGGTCGCAGCCAGCAATCTGCTGGACGAAGCCACGCTGGCCGATCAGCTGTGGCAGTTCCGGATTGAAGATCCAAGCTGCACCGATGTCAGCTTTGACACCATTTCCGCAGCCGGTGGCAACGCTGCCATGTGTCACTACAACCACAACAACCAGCCGGAACCGGGCGTCCTGCAAATGGACAACGTCTATCTGGTAGATTCAGGCGGTCAGTACCCGGACGGCACCACCGACATCACCCGCACCATCGCAGTCGGTAATCCGGGCGATGAAGTGAAACAAACCTTCACGCTGGTGCTGAAAGGTCACATTGCCCTGGCCAGTGCCCGTTTCCCGCGCGGCACGACAGGCTCACAGCTGGATGCTCTGGCACGTCAGCACCTGTGGGCACACGGTTTTGATTTCGACCACGGTACAGGCCATGGCGTCGGCCATTTCCTGAACGTACATGAAGGCCCGCAACGGATTTCGAAAGTCCCGAATCCAACCGCGCTGCTGCCGGGAATGGTGCTGTCGAATGAGCCGGGTTATTACCGTGCCGACGCCTTCGGCATCCGGATTGAAAACCTGGAGCTGGTTGTGGAAGTCCCAACCGAAGGGGATATGACCGTACTCGGTTTCGAATCGCTGACCCGTGCCCCGATTGATCGCCGTCTGGTGGATCTCAGCCTGATGACTGACAGCGAGCTGGCGTGGCTGAACACTTACCACCAAACCGTCTTCGACGTCATCAGCCCGTCCCTGCAGGGCGAGAATCTAACGTGGCTGAAACAGGCAACTGCGCCGCTCAGCCGCTAA
- a CDS encoding universal stress protein translates to MKLYKTVLLALNPDDQRAQQLVVKAGVVASHNNADLHLAYVEPGVGNLSFLDIELQLKEAHDDQELRRMAQLSELATHSPQPVRAMHLYDGDVAKHLIELAAKINADLVIVGHAKTDLHWLREDVRRELDLHLKCDVLICR, encoded by the coding sequence ATGAAGCTTTATAAAACGGTCTTGCTGGCACTCAACCCAGATGATCAACGGGCACAGCAGCTGGTCGTGAAAGCCGGGGTCGTGGCAAGCCATAACAATGCAGACCTACACCTGGCATATGTCGAGCCCGGGGTCGGTAATCTGAGTTTTTTGGATATTGAGCTGCAACTGAAAGAAGCCCATGACGATCAGGAGCTCAGGCGAATGGCGCAGTTGTCTGAATTAGCCACCCATTCTCCGCAGCCTGTGCGCGCGATGCATCTCTATGATGGTGATGTTGCAAAACATCTCATTGAACTGGCAGCAAAAATAAATGCAGACTTAGTGATTGTCGGCCATGCCAAAACGGATCTGCACTGGTTGCGAGAAGATGTCCGTCGTGAATTGGATCTGCATTTAAAGTGCGATGTGCTGATTTGTCGCTGA
- a CDS encoding gamma carbonic anhydrase family protein, which yields MQNSLRPYQGIRPTVGQQVYIDASAVLVGDIHLADHSSIWPLVAARGDVNYIKIGERTNIQDGTVLHVTRKSGAKPDGHPLIIGDDVTIGHKAMLHGCQVGNRVLVGMGAILLDGAMIEDDVIIGAGTLVPPGKVLESGYLYVGSPAKQARPLTDAERAFLPQSADNYVRLKDEYLNEAE from the coding sequence ATGCAAAACTCACTTCGCCCTTATCAGGGCATACGCCCAACAGTGGGGCAACAAGTTTATATCGACGCTTCCGCCGTTCTGGTTGGTGACATTCATTTAGCCGACCACAGCAGCATCTGGCCATTGGTTGCTGCACGCGGAGACGTCAACTACATCAAGATAGGTGAACGCACCAATATACAGGACGGCACTGTTTTACATGTCACCCGTAAGAGCGGTGCCAAACCGGATGGTCATCCCTTAATTATTGGCGATGATGTGACAATTGGCCACAAAGCAATGCTGCATGGCTGCCAAGTCGGGAACCGGGTACTGGTTGGTATGGGTGCTATTCTGCTGGACGGTGCAATGATCGAAGACGATGTGATTATCGGGGCAGGGACATTAGTGCCACCCGGAAAAGTTCTGGAAAGCGGATACTTGTATGTCGGAAGCCCAGCCAAACAGGCAAGGCCGCTCACAGATGCGGAACGCGCCTTCCTGCCGCAATCGGCGGACAATTATGTTCGGCTGAAAGATGAGTATCTGAATGAAGCCGAATGA
- a CDS encoding thiazole synthase, with translation MLTIADKTFSSRLFTGTGKYAGRDVMAQSILASGSELVTMALKRVDIENRDDDILAPLRAAGVNLLPNTSGAKNAKEAIFAAQLAREALGTHWLKLEIHPDPKYLMPDPIETLIAAEALVKQGFIVLPYCHADPVLCKRLEEVGCAAVMPLGAPIGSNKGLASRDFLDIIIDQARVPVIVDAGIGAPSHAAEAMERGADAVLVNTAIAAAADPVAMGRAFRLAVESGRMAYEAGLAGTVSQAVASSPLTAFLDASI, from the coding sequence ATGCTGACGATTGCTGATAAAACGTTTTCATCCCGTCTGTTTACCGGTACTGGCAAGTATGCCGGCCGGGATGTGATGGCGCAGTCCATTCTGGCTTCCGGTTCGGAACTGGTGACCATGGCACTCAAACGGGTCGACATTGAAAACCGGGACGATGACATCCTGGCGCCGCTGCGTGCCGCCGGGGTGAACCTGCTGCCGAATACCTCCGGCGCGAAAAATGCGAAGGAAGCGATCTTTGCCGCGCAGCTGGCCCGTGAAGCGCTGGGCACTCACTGGCTGAAACTGGAAATTCACCCGGATCCGAAATATTTAATGCCGGATCCGATTGAAACGCTGATTGCCGCAGAAGCGCTGGTCAAACAGGGCTTTATTGTGCTGCCTTACTGTCATGCCGACCCGGTGCTCTGTAAGCGGCTGGAAGAAGTCGGTTGCGCGGCGGTCATGCCGCTGGGTGCGCCGATTGGCTCCAATAAAGGGCTGGCCTCACGGGATTTCCTCGACATCATTATCGATCAGGCACGGGTGCCGGTGATTGTGGATGCCGGGATTGGCGCGCCGTCTCATGCGGCGGAAGCCATGGAGCGGGGCGCGGATGCGGTGCTGGTCAATACCGCGATTGCTGCGGCGGCTGATCCGGTGGCCATGGGCCGGGCATTCAGACTGGCGGTCGAAAGCGGACGGATGGCTTATGAAGCCGGTCTGGCCGGGACAGTCAGCCAGGCTGTTGCATCCAGCCCGCTGACGGCGTTTCTGGATGCCAGCATTTAA
- a CDS encoding HesA/MoeB/ThiF family protein → MLTDESFLRYHRQVQLPEIGEQGQLALQQAKVLIIGAGGLGAPAALYLAGAGVGSLVIADGDRVERSNLQRQIIYRDDNQGESKAQAAVAQVKALNPHIRARAVTANLAKLQLAMEISLADVVLDCTDNFASRHAINQACFEHGKQLISGAAIRWQGQLMNFDFRAQQGPCYHCLFPHGDMQAPQNCSESGIAGPVVGIMGTFQALQAIKAITGSGESGKGQFRQFDGLTLQWQQFALPVNPQCSVCSKESL, encoded by the coding sequence ATGCTGACTGACGAATCTTTTTTACGCTATCACCGTCAGGTGCAGTTGCCGGAAATTGGTGAGCAGGGTCAGCTGGCCCTGCAACAGGCCAAGGTGCTGATCATCGGTGCCGGTGGTCTGGGAGCGCCCGCGGCGTTGTATCTGGCCGGTGCCGGTGTGGGCAGTCTGGTGATTGCGGACGGCGATCGGGTGGAGCGTTCCAACCTGCAACGCCAGATCATCTACCGCGATGACAATCAGGGCGAGAGCAAGGCTCAGGCCGCAGTCGCGCAGGTGAAGGCACTCAATCCGCACATCCGGGCCCGGGCCGTGACCGCCAATCTGGCTAAGTTACAGCTGGCGATGGAAATCAGCCTTGCGGATGTGGTGCTCGATTGCACCGACAATTTTGCCAGCCGCCATGCCATCAATCAGGCCTGTTTCGAACACGGCAAGCAGCTAATCTCCGGGGCGGCGATCCGCTGGCAGGGGCAACTGATGAACTTTGATTTCCGGGCGCAGCAGGGGCCTTGCTATCACTGCCTGTTTCCGCACGGTGACATGCAGGCACCGCAAAATTGCAGCGAGTCCGGGATTGCCGGTCCCGTCGTCGGGATCATGGGGACCTTCCAGGCCTTGCAGGCTATCAAGGCGATCACCGGCAGTGGCGAATCTGGCAAGGGTCAGTTCCGCCAGTTTGACGGCCTCACCCTGCAATGGCAGCAGTTTGCTCTGCCCGTGAACCCGCAATGCTCTGTATGCAGTAAGGAATCTTTATGA
- the thiS gene encoding sulfur carrier protein ThiS, with translation MTMINVQVNDKAMQLAAETSLRALLEQLAMPLDATAVALNQSIVSRDCWGDTVLSDGDAIALFQAIAGG, from the coding sequence ATGACCATGATTAACGTTCAGGTGAACGATAAAGCCATGCAGCTGGCGGCAGAAACCTCGCTACGAGCGCTGCTGGAGCAACTGGCAATGCCGCTGGATGCCACCGCAGTGGCGCTCAATCAGTCGATTGTCAGTCGTGATTGCTGGGGAGACACCGTGCTCAGCGATGGCGACGCGATCGCCCTGTTTCAAGCTATTGCAGGAGGCTGA
- the crcB gene encoding fluoride efflux transporter CrcB, with the protein MNQLIVLSYVAFGGAFGACARYLIAELSVVLFGRGFPYGTLAVNVIGSFIMGLLMSALNQGMIEASPWRPILGLGFLGALTTFSTFSMDNVVLLQHGEYAKMTLNLLLNVFLSISACFIGYQLMMRS; encoded by the coding sequence ATGAATCAACTCATCGTTTTAAGCTATGTTGCCTTTGGCGGAGCCTTTGGCGCATGTGCCCGTTATCTGATAGCCGAGCTGTCTGTTGTCCTGTTTGGACGCGGCTTCCCTTATGGGACCCTCGCCGTCAATGTCATCGGTTCATTTATCATGGGACTGCTGATGTCAGCCCTGAATCAGGGAATGATTGAAGCCTCACCATGGCGTCCGATTCTCGGATTGGGCTTTCTCGGCGCCCTCACGACATTTTCAACATTCTCCATGGATAACGTCGTCCTGCTTCAGCACGGCGAGTACGCCAAGATGACACTGAACCTGCTCTTAAATGTATTCCTGAGTATTTCTGCCTGCTTTATTGGCTATCAGCTGATGATGAGAAGCTAA
- a CDS encoding DUF1488 domain-containing protein, translating to MNQDILFADIQTWDSERQAVCFPAQQAGALIRCWVRLAWLEKQTGEVLTDEAAILTAFNSCRFDLEELAESLIDDEDFNQDGDVMID from the coding sequence ATGAATCAAGACATCTTATTCGCTGATATCCAAACTTGGGACAGCGAGCGTCAGGCGGTATGTTTTCCTGCGCAGCAGGCCGGTGCGCTGATCCGTTGCTGGGTGCGTCTGGCATGGCTAGAAAAGCAGACCGGTGAAGTGCTGACGGATGAGGCGGCTATATTAACCGCCTTTAACAGCTGTCGCTTCGATTTGGAGGAGCTTGCTGAATCTCTGATTGATGATGAAGATTTTAATCAGGATGGCGACGTGATGATCGATTGA
- a CDS encoding LysR substrate-binding domain-containing protein produces MTVDKLTRLDLNLLVCLHVLLQECSVTRAANRLCLSQSAVSKSLARLREQFDDTLFVRSAHGLQPTPRARALQPVLEKLLQDIENLTAPAEFVPQNSDRHFKMSLVESAYPLLMPRFLGDIFSQGPNILLDTHAWEPDTFDKMLRGEIDFGITGKDLNPLDAQLTLMPPKGVLFQELHRDTQRCIVRPGHPVLALYEDGQWNQDHYLRQRHIQVRCGRDDRWLLDYKLAEQGLQRDIAMFVPDFNSAASLCTHTDLVFTAPSHFANYVAAQLDLIVLPLPTALPAMAYTLFWPQHQENDPGHRWLRQIIINGCRELSTG; encoded by the coding sequence ATGACAGTTGATAAACTGACCCGGCTGGACCTCAATCTTTTGGTCTGCCTGCATGTGTTACTCCAGGAGTGCAGCGTCACCCGCGCCGCAAACCGCTTATGTCTGAGCCAGTCTGCGGTCAGCAAAAGCCTGGCCCGGCTGCGCGAGCAGTTCGACGATACCCTGTTTGTCCGCAGTGCCCACGGACTGCAGCCGACTCCGCGTGCCCGGGCACTGCAACCCGTACTGGAAAAACTGCTGCAGGACATCGAAAACCTGACCGCACCGGCAGAGTTCGTCCCGCAAAACAGTGACCGCCATTTCAAAATGTCTCTGGTGGAAAGTGCCTATCCGCTGCTGATGCCGCGCTTTCTGGGTGACATTTTCAGTCAGGGACCCAACATCCTGCTGGATACCCATGCCTGGGAGCCGGATACTTTTGACAAGATGCTGCGTGGTGAGATTGACTTCGGGATCACCGGGAAAGATCTCAACCCGCTGGACGCCCAGCTCACCCTGATGCCGCCGAAAGGCGTACTGTTCCAGGAATTGCACCGCGATACCCAGCGCTGCATTGTCCGGCCGGGTCATCCGGTGCTGGCACTATATGAGGACGGTCAGTGGAATCAGGATCACTACCTCCGCCAGCGGCACATTCAGGTGCGTTGCGGCCGGGATGACCGCTGGCTGCTGGACTACAAACTGGCAGAGCAGGGCCTGCAACGCGATATCGCGATGTTTGTGCCAGACTTTAATAGCGCCGCCAGTTTATGTACCCATACCGATCTGGTCTTCACCGCGCCCAGCCATTTCGCCAACTATGTCGCGGCCCAGCTCGACCTGATCGTGCTGCCTTTACCGACAGCACTTCCTGCTATGGCTTACACCCTTTTCTGGCCGCAACACCAGGAAAATGACCCGGGGCACAGATGGTTAAGGCAGATCATCATCAACGGATGCCGTGAATTGTCTACCGGTTAA
- the thiC gene encoding phosphomethylpyrimidine synthase ThiC has product MSSRKQARLEAKQFIDSLTTQAYPNSRKIYVTGSRDDIRVGMREIAQADSLVGGDKNNPIFEPNEPVRVYDTSGFYTDPEQTIDIYSGLPKLRENWIEERNDTELLDELSSAYTKERLADDTLDELRFALRARVRRAKPGQCVTQMHYARKGIITPEMEYIALRENMGRARYRDEVLNQQHPGQSFGANLPKDITPEFVRKEVAEGRAIIPSNINHPESEPMIIGRNFLVKVNANIGNSAVSSSIEEEVEKLVWSTRWGGDTVMDLSTGRNIHETREWIIRNSPVPIGTVPMYQALEKVNGIAENLNWDVFRDTLLEQAEQGVDYFTIHAGVLLRYVPMTAKRVTGIVSRGGSIMAKWCLAHHKESFLYEHFREICEICAKYDIALSLGDGLRPGSVADANDEAQFSELRTLGELTQIAWEYDVQVMIEGPGHVPMHMIKENMEEQLKHCHEAPFYTLGPLTTDIAPGYDHITSGIGAAMIGWYGCAMLCYVTPKEHLGLPNKDDVKTGLITYKLCAHAADLAKGHPGAQVRDNALSKARFEFRWEDQFNLGLDPDTARAFHDETLPQESGKIAHFCSMCGPKFCSMKISQEVRDYAKAQNEAQVIQLLEDPLEGMRQKSAEFREKGSELYHQAKTHEADQA; this is encoded by the coding sequence ATGTCGAGTCGCAAGCAAGCGAGACTGGAAGCGAAACAATTTATTGATTCACTCACTACCCAAGCCTACCCGAATTCCCGAAAAATCTATGTCACCGGCAGCCGGGATGATATCCGTGTCGGCATGCGTGAGATTGCTCAGGCTGACTCCTTAGTCGGCGGGGATAAAAATAACCCGATTTTTGAGCCGAACGAACCGGTACGAGTCTACGATACCTCTGGCTTTTATACCGATCCGGAACAGACGATTGATATCTACAGTGGTCTGCCAAAGCTGCGTGAAAACTGGATTGAAGAGCGGAATGATACTGAGCTGTTGGATGAGCTGAGTTCTGCCTATACCAAAGAGCGTCTGGCTGATGACACATTAGATGAGCTGCGTTTTGCGCTCCGTGCCCGTGTCCGCCGGGCTAAGCCAGGCCAGTGCGTGACTCAGATGCACTACGCCCGCAAGGGGATCATCACGCCGGAGATGGAATATATCGCGCTCCGTGAAAACATGGGCCGCGCCCGTTACCGTGATGAAGTGCTGAACCAGCAGCATCCGGGACAAAGCTTCGGCGCCAACCTGCCCAAAGACATTACCCCTGAATTTGTGCGAAAAGAGGTGGCTGAAGGCCGCGCTATTATCCCGTCCAACATCAACCACCCGGAATCTGAGCCGATGATTATCGGTCGTAATTTTCTGGTGAAGGTGAATGCCAATATCGGGAATTCGGCGGTCAGTTCCTCGATTGAGGAAGAAGTAGAAAAACTGGTGTGGTCGACCCGCTGGGGCGGCGATACCGTGATGGACCTGTCAACCGGTCGGAACATTCACGAGACCCGTGAGTGGATCATCCGTAACAGTCCGGTGCCGATTGGAACCGTACCAATGTATCAGGCGCTGGAGAAGGTGAACGGCATTGCTGAGAACCTCAATTGGGACGTGTTCCGTGACACCTTGCTGGAGCAGGCGGAACAGGGCGTTGACTACTTTACGATTCACGCCGGTGTGTTGCTGCGCTATGTCCCGATGACGGCCAAGCGCGTGACGGGTATTGTTTCCCGTGGCGGTTCTATCATGGCGAAATGGTGTCTGGCACATCACAAGGAAAGCTTCCTGTATGAGCACTTTCGCGAGATTTGCGAGATCTGCGCAAAATACGATATCGCGCTGTCGCTTGGCGATGGCTTGCGTCCGGGTTCAGTCGCGGATGCCAATGACGAAGCCCAGTTCAGCGAACTGCGTACACTGGGAGAGCTGACTCAGATCGCCTGGGAATATGATGTACAGGTGATGATTGAAGGACCGGGGCATGTGCCGATGCATATGATCAAGGAAAACATGGAAGAGCAGCTCAAGCACTGCCATGAAGCTCCGTTCTATACCTTAGGCCCGCTGACGACCGATATTGCCCCGGGTTATGACCATATCACCTCCGGAATTGGTGCCGCGATGATTGGCTGGTATGGCTGTGCCATGCTGTGTTACGTGACGCCGAAAGAACACCTTGGCCTGCCGAATAAAGATGACGTGAAGACTGGCCTGATTACCTACAAACTCTGTGCTCACGCGGCTGATTTGGCCAAAGGACACCCGGGGGCGCAGGTCCGAGACAATGCATTGTCAAAGGCCCGTTTTGAATTCCGCTGGGAAGACCAGTTCAATCTGGGTCTGGACCCGGATACTGCCCGTGCATTCCACGATGAAACCCTGCCGCAGGAATCCGGCAAGATTGCGCACTTCTGTTCAATGTGTGGACCTAAATTCTGTTCGATGAAGATTTCTCAGGAAGTGCGGGATTATGCGAAAGCACAGAATGAGGCTCAGGTGATCCAGTTACTGGAGGATCCGCTGGAAGGCATGCGCCAGAAATCGGCCGAATTCCGGGAAAAAGGCAGCGAGCTATATCATCAGGCGAAAACCCATGAGGCAGATCAGGCATGA
- the thiE gene encoding thiamine phosphate synthase gives MSGAQQLTFPGMEGGIGPLYPVVDDVHWIARLLPLGVKTVQLRMKDPAHPELETQIIEAIRLGRVHNAQVFINDYWQLALKHGAYGVHLGQEDLDAADLDALRHASIRLGVSTRTSAELQRGLAIAPSYVAIGHIFPTPTKDMPTPPQGVAQLKEHLATVAGRYPTVAIGGIDLSNVADVWQTGVSCVAVVRAVTAAPDTEQALAAFAEKLVR, from the coding sequence ATGAGTGGGGCGCAACAACTGACATTTCCGGGAATGGAGGGCGGCATCGGGCCGCTCTATCCTGTCGTCGATGATGTTCACTGGATTGCCCGGCTGCTGCCGCTGGGCGTGAAAACGGTTCAGCTGCGGATGAAAGATCCGGCACATCCAGAACTGGAAACACAAATCATCGAAGCCATCCGGCTGGGCCGTGTGCACAACGCTCAGGTGTTTATCAATGACTACTGGCAGCTGGCGCTGAAACACGGCGCTTACGGGGTGCATCTGGGACAGGAAGATCTGGATGCCGCCGATCTGGATGCCTTGCGTCATGCCAGTATCCGGCTGGGTGTTTCTACCCGGACGTCGGCTGAGTTGCAGCGCGGCCTGGCGATTGCGCCGAGCTATGTGGCAATCGGCCACATCTTCCCGACGCCAACCAAGGACATGCCAACCCCGCCGCAAGGGGTCGCACAGCTGAAGGAACATCTGGCGACCGTGGCGGGCCGTTATCCGACGGTGGCTATCGGCGGAATTGACCTGAGCAATGTGGCGGACGTCTGGCAGACCGGCGTGTCCTGTGTCGCCGTGGTGCGGGCCGTGACGGCTGCACCGGACACGGAGCAGGCTCTGGCCGCTTTCGCTGAAAAGCTGGTGAGGTAA
- the thiH gene encoding 2-iminoacetate synthase ThiH, translating into MSYADVWRQLDWDGVRLSIYSKTAADVERALSKRKRDLEDFKALISPAAEAYLEQMAQQSAALTRQRFGRTIGFYVPLYLSNLCANSCTYCGFTMENKIKRRTLTLDEIERECAAIKALNFDNVLLVTGEHERKVGMDYFRQSVPAIKRHFSYLSMEVQPLDQAEYAELKTLGLDAVMVYQETYSAPTYAQHHLRGNKMDFLYRLETPDRLARAGIDKIGIGALIGLEEWRTDCFFVASHLDYLERTYWQTRYSISFPRLRPCTGGLEPKSVMSDRQLVQLICAYRLFNSEVELSMSTRESPHFRDNVLPLGITSMSAGSKTQPGGYADNEPELEQFAISDERAVSDVAQAVKQHGFEVVWKDWHPAYSG; encoded by the coding sequence ATGAGTTATGCGGATGTCTGGCGTCAGCTGGACTGGGATGGTGTCCGGCTGTCGATTTACAGTAAAACGGCGGCGGATGTTGAGCGTGCACTCAGCAAACGCAAGCGGGATCTCGAAGACTTTAAAGCCTTGATTTCCCCGGCTGCCGAGGCTTATCTGGAGCAAATGGCACAGCAGTCGGCGGCTCTGACGCGGCAGCGTTTTGGCCGGACGATCGGATTTTACGTGCCTTTGTATCTGTCGAATCTCTGTGCCAACAGCTGCACTTACTGCGGCTTTACCATGGAGAACAAGATCAAGCGAAGGACACTGACGCTGGACGAGATTGAGCGTGAATGTGCGGCGATCAAAGCGCTGAATTTCGATAACGTGCTGCTGGTCACCGGTGAGCACGAACGTAAGGTCGGGATGGATTATTTCCGTCAGAGTGTTCCGGCAATCAAGCGTCACTTCAGTTATCTGTCGATGGAAGTCCAGCCGCTGGATCAGGCGGAGTATGCCGAGCTGAAAACGCTGGGGCTGGATGCGGTGATGGTTTATCAGGAAACCTACAGTGCACCGACTTATGCCCAGCATCATTTACGTGGCAATAAGATGGACTTTTTGTACCGGCTGGAAACCCCGGACCGACTGGCGCGGGCCGGCATTGATAAAATCGGCATCGGCGCACTGATTGGTCTGGAAGAATGGCGGACTGACTGTTTTTTTGTCGCCAGCCATCTGGATTATCTGGAGCGGACTTACTGGCAGACCCGTTATTCAATTTCGTTTCCGCGACTGCGTCCGTGTACGGGCGGATTAGAGCCAAAATCTGTGATGAGTGACCGCCAGCTGGTGCAGCTGATCTGCGCATACCGGCTGTTCAACAGTGAGGTTGAGCTGTCCATGTCGACCCGGGAATCCCCGCATTTTCGCGACAATGTGTTGCCGCTGGGGATCACCAGCATGTCGGCAGGATCCAAAACGCAACCGGGAGGTTATGCCGATAACGAGCCGGAGCTGGAGCAGTTTGCGATCAGCGATGAGCGGGCGGTCAGTGACGTGGCGCAGGCGGTGAAACAGCACGGTTTTGAGGTCGTCTGGAAAGACTGGCACCCGGCTTATTCCGGCTGA